A stretch of the Vigna radiata var. radiata cultivar VC1973A chromosome 7, Vradiata_ver6, whole genome shotgun sequence genome encodes the following:
- the LOC106767955 gene encoding transcription factor RAX3 has translation MGRAPCCDKANVKRGPWSPEEDAKLKSYIEEHGTGGNWIALPQKIGLKRCGKSCRLRWLNYLRPNIKHGGFSEEEDNIICSLYVNIGSRWSIIAAQLPGRTDNDIKNYWNTKLKKKLLGKQRKEHHAQARRAGGLKQEIKRESGDMMLPVGVISRTPHWSYEQNSWPIPLANAYSHLNNQTSSIVHIPDSTVTAIMNSQYSSFDISLTQDQLYPSTVNTITTDTCHTSNVFQGFGSFSSDLACVDPQHIDGSEGLFYGSTNTTSTESTSWGDISSLVSHYEACQQRILPQEVTFEGSSYFAMQT, from the exons ATGGGGAGAGCTCCTTGCTGTGACAAAGCCAACGTCAAGAGAGGTCCATGGTCGCCTGAAGAAGACGCCAAACTCAAATCTTACATCGAAGAGCACGGCACAGGTGGCAACTGGATAGCTTTGCCCCAGAAAATAG GTCTGAAAAGGTGCGGCAAAAGTTGTCGTCTCAGATGGCTGAACTATCTTCGCCCAAACATCAAACACGGGGGCTTCTCAGAAGAAGAAGACAACATAATTTGCAGCCTCTATGTTAACATTGGAAGCAG GTGGTCAATTATAGCAGCGCAATTACCGGGGCGCACGGATAATGACATAAAGAACTATTGGAATACCAAGCTGAAGAAGAAGCTACTGGGGAAGCAAAGGAAGGAGCATCACGCTCAAGCTCGAAGAGCTGGTGGCCTAAAGCAAGAGATCAAGAGAGAGAGTGGAGATATGATGTTACCTGTGGGAGTTATTAGCAGAACTCCTCATTGGTCATATGAACAGAATTCTTGGCCCATTCCATTGGCAAATGCTTACTCTCATCTCAACAACCAAACATCATCGATCGTACACATCCCTGACAGCACAGTCACTGCCATCATGAACTCACAATACTCATCATTTGACATTTCCTTAACACAGGACCAGCTATATCCCTCCACAGTGAACACGATCACCACGGACACGTGTCACACATCAAATGTGTTTCAAGGGTTTGGGAGCTTCTCAAGTGATTTGGCTTGCGTGGACCCGCAGCATATAGATGGATCAGAAGGGCTTTTTTATGGTAGCACAAACACGACTTCAACAGAAAGCACTAGCTGGGGAGATATAAGCTCTTTGGTTTCTCACTACGAAGCTTGCCAACAAAGAATACTTCCTCAAGAAGTTACTTTCGAGGGGTCTAGTTACTTTGCAATGCAAACGTAA
- the LOC106768481 gene encoding protein CROWDED NUCLEI 4 — translation MELSTPNSSKPLSITPGSRVLKSPLTDEQIWKRLRNAGFDEESIKHKDKAALIAYIAKLEAEIYDHQHHMGLLILEKKDLASKYEQLKALAESSELMHKHDSAMNKSALTESRKREESLKKTVSVKDACIASLEKALHELRTESAEIKVAAESKFAEASQLIDEAQKKITDAEAKVRAAESLQTEANRYHNAAERKLRDVEAREDNLRRQLMSFKADCDEKDKEMIFERQSLSERQKALQQEQERLLQSQSLFNQREEHILSRSQELNRLQKELEDAKAEVEKEHEVLHDEKTTLKLKEATLMHREEELTKWKTELSKKEQELLEFQAKLSNRESDETQKVIAGQEAALRTKEYNLEVELQMKRKVVEYDIETKRRAWELKEVDLKHYKDEILERQHDLEVLSRSLSEKEKDLKDLSNALEEKDQRLSAAEKEVELSKVLLQKEKDNIEQAKQDLQKSLASLEKKIRQVDIDKERLEAVKNETGELSILEVKLKEEIDLVRSEKLELLAEADKLKAEKAKFEVEWELLDEKKEALQKEAEFIAKEREAVSTFIKNERDQLREEKENLRNQYTQDLGFLASERENFMNKMAHEHAELFGKMQQERADFLRDIEIQKQELNNLIEKRREEVESYLKEREKAFEEEKNTELHYINARKEKLAKELEQVSLEMKRLQTERAEINLDRERRNREWAELTKCIEELEVQRDKLQKQRELLHADRVEIFAQTEELKKLEDLKAVSDDNAITEMLKSDMESSQKKISSRKNSKRQTPLTHGDKISNGFDTPFMEKSSAGSPPSPVRFSWIKRCSELIFRNAPVVSDTDNGSNRQKQLENDKPVGIGKGQQTGFAFEEPKVIVEVPSQDDARRREIESEAKDVNGKSALLFPDGHLVGRRKRGRGNMTSKVGDPLVDLGQNKKSRAEEQTSENPIDQGTTRSVVSTQSDVMKVQQVLTSSNQTQGNTEETRVVMVDKVIHVSEVTSEKVDTLPIHSRDPRDNPQNPALGVDQYGETIDINSKTKQKDILPCVSRVSGSTEEISKRNNGQVSENC, via the exons ATGGAGTTATCGACTCCCAATTCCTCCAAACCCTTATCCATTACGCCTGGTTCTAGGGTTTTGAAAAGCCCTCTCACTGATGAACAGATCTGGAAGCGCCTTCGCAACGCTGGCTTCGACGAGGAATCAATTAAGCACAAGGACAAGGCTGCTCTCATAGCTTACATCGCTAAGCTCGAAGCTGAG ATATACGATCACCAGCACCACATGGGTCTTCTCATATTGGAGAAAAAGGATTTGGCTTCAAAATATGAACAATTAAAAGCCTTGGCTGAATCTTCTGAGTTAATGCATAAACATGATTCTGCAATGAATAAATCTGCATTAACTGAATCAAGGAAACGTGAAGAAAGTTTGAAGAAGACTGTAAGCGTCAAAGATGCATGCATCGCTAGT CTTGAGAAGGCCTTGCATGAGCTGCGTACAGAAAGTGCTGAAATAAAGGTTGCAGCCGAGAGTAAATTTGCTGAAGCAAGCCAATTGATAGATGAAgcacagaaaaaaattacagatGCTGAAGCAAAGGTGCGTGCTGCAGAATCTCTGCAGACGGAGGCTAACCGATATCACAACGCTGCTGAGAGGAAGCTTCGTGATGTTGAAGCCCGTGAAGATAATCTCAGGCGGCAGCTAATGTCTTTCAAGGCTGA TTGTGATGAAAAAGATAAGGAGATGATTTTTGAGAGGCAATCCCTTTCTGAAAGGCAAAAGGCTTTGCAACAAGAACAGGAAAGATTACTCCAATCACAATCCTTGTTCAACCAGAGAGAGGAACACATTTTGAGTAGATCCCAGGAACTAAATCGTCTTCAGAAAGAGTTGGAAGACGCAAAAGCAGAAGTTGAAAAGGAACATGAAGTCCTACATGATGAGAAAACCACtctaaaattgaaggaagcCACTTTAATGCATCGCGAAGAG GAACTTACTAAATGGAAAACTGAGCTGAGTAAGAAAGAACAAGAGTTACTTGAATTTCAAGCGAAACTTTCTAATAGAGAATCT GATGAAACTCAGAAAGTCATTGCTGGTCAGGAAGCTGCACTGAGAACTAAAGAATATAATTTGGAAGTTGAGCTACAAATGAAGCGTAAAGTTGTTGAATATGATATTGAGACAAAGAGACGGGCTTGGGAGTTGAAGGAGGTTGATCTTAAGCATTATAAGGATGAAATCCTGGAAAGGCAGCATGATTTGGAAGTTCTGTCAAGGTCACTGAGTGAGAAGGAGAAGGATCTGAAGGATCTGTCAAATGCTCTTGAAGAAAAAGATCAAAGGTTGAGTGCTGCTGAGAAGGAGGTTGAGCTAAGCAAAGTGCTTTTGCAAAAGGAGAAAGATAACATTGAACAAGCAAAGCAAGATCTGCAGAAGTCGTTGGCATCactggaaaagaaaataagacaaGTTGACATTGACAAGGAGAGACTCGAGGCTGTGAAAAATGAAACTGGCGAGTTGtcaattttggaagtgaaacTAAAGGAAGAGATTGACCTTGTCAGATCTGAGAAGTTGGAGCTTTTGGCTGAGGCAGACAAGCTCAAAGCTGAGAAGGCAAAATTTGAAGTTGAGTGGGAGCTTCTTGATGAAAAAAAGGAAGCGTTGCAGAAAGAAGCAGAGTTCATAGCAAAGGAAAGGGAGGCGGTTTCCACTTTTATTAAGAATGAGCGTGACCAActaagagaagagaaagaaaatttgcGCAATCAGTACACCCAAGACTTGGGGTTTCTTGCCAGTGAACGTGAAAACTTCATGAACAAGATGGCACATGAACATGCTGAGTTGTTTGGCAAGATGCAGCAAGAGCGGGCTGATTTCTTGCGGGACATTGAGATTCAAAAACAGGAGCTGAATAACCTCATTGAGAAGAGACGCGAAGAAGTTGAAAGTTATTTGAAGGAAAGAGAAAAGGCttttgaggaagaaaagaacaCTGAACTTCACTATATTAATGCTCGTAAGGAGAAATTGGCAAAAGAGTTGGAACAGGTTTCCTTGGAAATGAAAAGGCTTCAAACTGAGCGGGCTGAAATAAATTTGGATCGCGAGAGGAGAAATAGGGAATGGGCAGAACTTACTAAATGTATTGAGGAACTTGAGGTTCAAAGGGACAAGCTCCAAAAACAGAGAGAACTGTTGCATGCTGATAGAGTTGAAATTTTTGCTCAAACTgaagaattgaaaaaattagaagATTTGAAAGCTGTCTCTGATGATAATGCTATCACTGAAATGCTTAAATCTGATATGGAGTCTAgccaaaagaaaatatcttCAAGGAAGAACTCGAAGCGTCAGACGCCTCTCACACATGGTGATAAAATTAGCAATGGGTTTGATACTCCATTTATGGAGAAGTCGTCTGCTGGATCTCCTCCTAGCCCTGTTCGATTCTCATGGATAAAACGGTGCTCAGAGCTTATTTTCAGAAATGCTCCAGTGGTTTCTGATACAGATAATGGGAGCAACAGGCAAAAGCAGTTGGAAAATGACAAACCAGTTGGTATTGGCAAGGGACAACAAACTGGATTTGCTTTTGAAGAACCAAAAGTAATAGTTGAGGTACCCTCTCAAGATGATGCTAGAAGACGTGAGATTGAATCTGAAGCGAAAGATGTGAATGGAAAAAGTGCTCTCTTGTTTCCAGATGGACATCTTGTAGGTAGACGGAAAAGAGGGAGGGGAAACATGACTAGTAAAGTTGGTGATCCACTAGTTGATCTGGGGCAAAATAAGAAATCTAGAGCGGAAGAACAAACAAGTGAAAATCCTATTGACCAGGGCACTACACGCAG tgttgTTTCAACCCAATCAGATGTCATGAAGGTCCAGCAGGTGTTAACATCATCAAATCAAACGCAGGGTAACACTGAAGAAACTCGTGTAGTAATGGTTGATAAGGTTATTCATGTGTCTGAAGTGACTTCTGAGAAAGTTGATACTCTCCCTATCCACAGTCGAGATCCAAGAGATAATCCGCAAAATCCAGCATTGGGAGTAGATCAATACGGAGAAACAAttgatataaattctaaaactaaaCAGAAAGATATTTTACCCTGTGTCTCAAGGGTATCGGGAAGCACCGAAGAAATATCCAAAAGAAACAATGGGCAGGTTTCTGAGAACTGCTAG